In Hasllibacter sp. MH4015, the following proteins share a genomic window:
- a CDS encoding DUF6478 family protein, which yields MFGGFGLGQTLKRWQRALKSPSTLSSGDLRRMSGDMTGMRDRLDNMAAKARSELQARTIGDDGIDRPDQCDWSVRPAPWTSEMRPRGVVGLNSPQPLPGGITLFHDATYAEMSLRQERAPTSVRGAQFGLVLEVYRSDGSFVSFVQDLPAEALVGLTRNHFVSVRITADREQPVEIYARLNIQHGPNVEQLVRQVEFDGETGQAEFDLAYSKINEKRLEKAWLDLIVEGPKMTRVALWDMVMLRAPRADF from the coding sequence ATGTTCGGCGGGTTCGGCCTTGGCCAGACGCTGAAGCGTTGGCAGCGCGCCCTGAAATCCCCATCCACCCTGTCTTCCGGTGACCTGCGCCGGATGAGCGGGGACATGACGGGCATGCGCGACCGCCTCGACAACATGGCGGCCAAGGCGCGCTCCGAATTGCAGGCCCGCACCATTGGCGACGACGGGATCGACCGCCCGGACCAATGCGACTGGTCCGTGCGTCCGGCACCCTGGACCAGCGAAATGCGCCCCCGCGGTGTCGTGGGCCTGAATTCTCCGCAACCTCTGCCGGGAGGGATCACGCTGTTCCACGACGCCACCTACGCGGAGATGAGCTTGCGGCAGGAACGTGCGCCCACCTCCGTGCGCGGGGCGCAGTTCGGACTGGTGCTGGAGGTTTACCGCTCCGACGGGTCGTTCGTGTCTTTCGTGCAGGATCTGCCGGCGGAGGCGTTGGTCGGCCTGACCCGCAACCACTTCGTGTCGGTGCGGATCACGGCGGATCGTGAACAGCCGGTCGAAATCTACGCCCGCCTGAACATCCAGCACGGTCCCAACGTGGAACAACTGGTCCGCCAAGTGGAATTCGACGGCGAAACGGGCCAGGCGGAATTCGATCTCGCCTATTCGAAGATCAACGAAAAGCGGCTGGAAAAGGCATGGCTCGACCTGATCGTGGAAGGGCCGAAAATGACCCGTGTGGCGCTTTGGGACATGGTCATGCTCCGCGCGCCACGGGCAGATTTCTGA